tcattcttttcttctagCACAGAGCCCCATCTTCTGACCAAACTTCTTTCATGGATATCTCAGGGCCCTCCCCAGGTGCTGCCCTCCCAGCTAGCCCAGTCCCCATTTGTCCAGTACCTGCTCTTGGCCCAACACAAGCACACCCTGTGGTTTGATTGGGTGGTAGGGTGCCAGGTTCTCTCCATTGCCTCCTTGAGTGCCATCCTGGTAGGCCTCCCAGACACCATCCCGTGTGGTCCAGGTGATACAGATGTGATGCCATTTACCATCATTGATAACAAATGGTAGCTTGGCCACCTGAGGCAGGAAAGGAAAATAGTACTTTTGCTACTCCTTTTCATAGTTCACATCCATTTGGTCTTAGCTTAACAATATGTACATCTTTGATACTACTGTTTAAGTCATCAATTCAGCAAATGTTGATTAACCATCTCCCTTCCAAAGACAAGGCATGGAGCTTTCATTTATCTTTGTTATTCGTGTTATGATGACTTCTAGTTCTATTATAAGAAacagtgtggtgtaatggaaagagtgatggatGTAGAATTGAGAAGGCTTAGGTTCACATTCTGTCCTTGCTTACTAGTCAGTGGTGGGtgcatgggcaagtcacttaagatctcttggcctcaattatttcatctgtaagatgagaagaGTAATCCCATATttcataggattgttatgagactatataagtaaagtgctttgtcaaattgaaagcactatagaaatatcagttattattaaatTAGTTAcaaaagtcatttattaagtggccAAATGCCATATTTTCCCCAAACTCATCATCTAGGTCTGAAAGTATTAACCCAGACATTAAGACACACAGACATCAGTCACATCATCCTAGGTTACAGCATATACAAAGTGTCCATTGCCAAATAACAAGTCCCTTTAATTGGCCATCAAGGTAAATGTGTGAGtgtagaggagggggagggatggtTGGAGATGGACCTGACAGGCCTCCTGGTATGTatcctttcttcatcttttacTCATCATCCTAATCCATACTATCAAAGTATCCACAATAAGACAGCCTCACAAGAGCCCTGGTCCATCTATTTTCAAAAACATGTAATTCTAGACAGAATGTTGACTGCAGCAACTTGGAAAAACAAAGGCTTTGGCTAGACATGGGGCTGGGGCTGGAATTCACCAATGCCTTCTCCATCCattccattttcctcctcctGGATTGCCTCTCCCTGCGgattttctgctttttaatgatTAGATGGCCCAGGTTTTGAGCTCTCTGAGTCCTAAGCTTCTGCAGAAGAAGTGCTGGAGAAACTGAACAGGCGCATCAACATAGATGGCACTGCAGTCTAAATGCACAGCCCCTTTTCCCATCTGTGATCTTATTAATCTTCCAACTTTCCTCTGAAGTGAGAGGAGGGggaatgatattattattataaatttattatttttcatatttaggATTAAATTGACAAACAATTGCTTTAAGTTCATACAATCAGGAAAAATATAAGGATAAATTCTTAGATATGCTAAGATTCCCAGCCTAGGTTCTAACCTTTTAATATGAACCTTAGGCATTAGGAAAGGTGAATATTTAATGGCTGATAAACTAACTCCAGGGAGTATTGGTGACTGTCATAGAAAAGAATTCAGGGAAGAATAACAGCTCTCTTTTATTAATTGCTTTAAGGTGTAAAAAAAAACCTGTAAGGTGTAAAAAGGTGATGGCACTtgcatttttattctcattttatagataggttaagtgacttccccatagTCAGACAGCTAATAAGAATCAGCAACAGGACTTAAGCCTGATCtgctgattccaaatccatcagAATAACCACCACACTGACAATGAGGGGTCAGTCTCACTGGCCTAGCCCTGTCCTGGGAAAtagggatgggaggaagggaaaaacagGGATCAGGTTGGAGAATTTCCGAGGGTTCTAACACCCTTCTTGGATATCTCTAGGCCACAGGATTCAAAGGTAAGATCAGTTCAGGGGTCAGTCTTAGGTTTTGGGACTACTTTGGGAAAGCAAGAGGAATCCATTTGTTTGgacctctttctccttcctaacACAACTCTGGAACTGACCCAGGATATTTAGTATTGGTAATGTCCAATGTCTAGCCTGGAATTATTGGAGTTTGGACTCCAGCCCAGGATTGGCCCAGAATCATATTGACCTCAAGGTGATGAGGGGATTTTAAACAAATCCATCTCTCTTTGGTCTCTTCCACATCCTTCCATTAAGCTCTAGAAAGACCACTAACTTCTTTTCCCTCAGTCCTTTTCAGTATATGTTATGCACCATATACAACATACCCTATTCTTGGGAAGCTTTCATTTGATGGTTTCTTTTACACTTTGTTCTAAGAAGTCTAAGTTAAAGGAGAGGGAATTCCACTTAACAAGAAAGAGCAGGTCCCCTCCTTCATGCTCCTCTGAAACCCAGTCATTCCAGTAACAATGCAAGACATGGATTCCACTCAGTTCAGTGTCTGGTTCTGGAAGTGTCAGCCCACCTGGCAGATCTTTAAGCTGAATGATCTGCCTGATATACTgaagtttccttctttctttgttattAGTTAATTGTAGGACCttgagtcatttcatttcttagacctatctgtaaaagaagagggTCCCAACTCAAAcattctatgaattttttttataagtCCAATGTGTGGAAATGGTGGGGGTTTGGGGACTCTTACCTTGTCATTTATGAGGATCTCCATTGGGTTATTCCCCCATTCGATTAGAACCAGTTCATTGGCCTGGCCTGGCACAGCATAGGAGAATGGAGTCCCCACTCCAGGGGAGGCATTTGATTTTAGCCACATGCAGATAGTGAAGGCATACATTTCTGGAAGACTTTTTTTCACCTTGGCATACATATAGTTGGTCCGCAGTGGGAAAGTGAGCTGGAACTTGTCCCCAGGCCTGTTGTCTTTCTGACCTgggagaaaaatagaggggagcTGAGCATATactaggtatgtatgtatgtgtgtatgtactctgCAGGCAGGTAAGTGGAACAATCTGTATACCTAGAATTCatttacaaacatgtataagaaTGGGGTATGCAAAATACCTCTAAATGCCTGTTTTTGAGCAAAAGTGGTTGAAAAGTGTGACTACTAAAGAATAAGAATGGTTTATTGTCAAATAAACCAGagcttctatatccaaaagaAGATTGTCCGCTTCCAGAGCACTTGGTCAGAAGGCTAGACAGCTACTTCAGGGATACTGGTTCAGATCAAAATGCCTCTTTGGAAATTGCCTTCAGAGCTAGTTTAGAAGCAAATCAGTCTCACTGCTTTACAGCCACACTTCCTTTTGTTATTAGAAAGAGTATTTCCCATGTTTATCAATCACCTTATTCATCAGATATGGCTGTGGCAAACTCgactatttgtaaaaaaaaaaaaaaaatctaattcacCTTCAAAGGGGTGCATTTTCCAGCATCAAGGATATTCCCAAGATGTATGCCTGGCTGTGAAGACAGTACCAAAGAGGAATATCCAAAATGTTTTGAGCACCATTGTATATAACCATCTTGGTAACTACTTGGAAGGGACAACAGTGATTTAGATGTATAAGTTGATTTGTTTAGAAATGAGTCACAGTATTTTATAGTCAGACCTTGAGTAAACAGACACCAATCCCAGATATATGAACCTAGGCATCCTTACATATAAGTATGTCTATATTTTCATAGTTCCTGCATACGCCTATGTTTGCATAGTTCATGGTTCCCTGCATCAATATGTCCTGGTGTGTACATGTAGTGACTGATTACAACCATTTCTCAGTCTGTGTATAAACAGATGAGCCTTGACATATACACACTACAGACTACATGCTACATACAATCAGGATCTCAGATCTTTGTGCATCTGCACAGTGGAAAAGAGACAGGAGACTGGACTCACTCTGGACTAAGGAAACTGGGAAATGCCTGATGACTTCCCTGAGAGAGGCATAGCAGGCAGGGCAAGATCCGAGGACATCCCGCCTCCGCATCCCTCCTCCTACCTCCCAGCAAGCCTGAAGGACGTGAGCAAGCCACTCAGTTGAGTGGCTTTCCTCACCCTTCTTCACCCCCTACTTCCATCTATCTCTCTGCCCTCTGTACTTCTTCCATTCAAACATCGTTCCCTGTAGGTCTGCAGATCCCTACTTGGTTTGGCTGACTCCAagatctctcatttctcttgtgttgttgtttcattttttcttgagcATGTTCTCGGaatcttccctcccacctccctatcctgctttctctctttctaatGATCtatttcacccccccccccctccagttACATAACAGGCCTTAAGATGGCAGTGTTTAAATCCCTCCAGCACATTTTGCAGTCTAATCTCTATCACGTGTCACGAGCTCTGGGAATCAGTTCTCTCCCTTTTACAACCTTATTTGATTTCTGACATCAAGCAAAGAGTTGCTCCTGCTAATCAATATGCCCAAGGCGTGGTACGTGGAGTTTGGATGAGAGTAATAATCACCCAGTTTGTTGAAGTTTGAGAAACACAATCTTCTGGGAGAGCAAAATATGCCCTGGATTATGTTATATAGAGCGAAAAACTGCAGATTGTGTCTGTGAGAGCGTTAAGGCATTGTGAATGGATGGGAAGTGCCAATAGAACCCCATGAAGGCAGCAGGAAAACTCAGAATGCTATTATATAGCCCAGGTGGAATCTTAGTGAGAAGGTAGGACTAGGTTAGAATGTTGGTTGAGCTCATCTGTAATCATGATGAAATGTGCCAAGAACAGAATATACTGGGTGGGGTTTCCCAGGTCAAACTGGGTTAAATTGGCAATAAAGCTTCTGATACATTTTAAGAAttcaggatgaaaaaaataagttGACCAGAGAAGGTTTACTCTCTCTCACTGGAGCTGTCAACAGCAATTAGTGCTAATATTTGGATAATTTTAGGGTCTGGTACTATGGAGAAAAGATTAGGAGCTTAAATGATTGATGGAAAGTAAAAATGAGGGTGGTGGGGTTGAGGAGAGAATGGTGGCAGCAGTTATCTAGATGAAGGGATATTTCTGCAGCATTAGTTTGCACCGAGATCATCAATTCAAAATCGAGTCTATAACCCATACCTACTGTCCCCAGTAATGTTTACCTTTCTCCAGGTCACTGATCCTTTGATGGAGGGATGTTAGAGTGCTCTCTATCTTGACCCTCTCCTCAGTCTCATTCTTGGGGTTCAACTTCCCTTCCTCCAGACTATTTACTCGAGACAAAACTTGCTTCTCTAGGTCATCGATCTTGTTCTGCAACATGTCCTTAAGGCTGTTGGTCTGGCTTGAAGAATTGAGTCTACTGTATTGCTGCAGAGACACAGAgtagaaggggggggggggggcgaacaacaacaaaatgattaGCTGTACAGTAAAGAACGCTTGGAGAGAAAGCAGAGCTAAAGGGTGCCAGATGGAGCTGTCCAGCGGCTAGGCTACTCGGGAAGCTTATTGCCGAGATAGTCTTCTAGAGAATCAATCTAAGCCTCTGCACTTTGGAGCCCGTAAAGAAACTTCATGCAAACCTTGTGGAATCACCCAGACAACATCTAATAAAGGACAACACTGgcgtgtgtgtatatgcgtgtgtctgtgtgtgtagaaGAGAGACCTGTCTGTAAAGAGGttcagggagaagggagaaaattgtaGAAGAGTTAGCCCGAGCACGGACAGCTCCACGTTACGAGAAGATGGAGCACTTACCTCAAGGTTTTCTAGTCTGGTTTTGAGAGATTGCAAAGTTTGCCCGAGTTGACTGAGAGTCTCCGCAGCAGGGGTTCTGGACAGATCCCCCATGGTATTTTTCCCGGAGCCTGATTGTTTTCTGCCCGCTCCAGGTTTGGCTTCATTGGGCCCGCTCTCCAGCAAACTCTGGCTTTCACACCTGCCCAGTTTGGTGGTCAGTTCCCGGATAGTCTCCTTCTGGTTCATAATGGTCTCCTTCTGTTGCAGCACTGTCTCACGGAGCTGCAACACATTGGTCTTGAGGTCCTCAGCGCTGCCGCTGCTCTGAACCGAGGTACACATGTCCATATCTACCGGCACCGAAGTGCAGATGAAACGAGTCTGTCCGAAATTCTGGGCCAGGCATTCCAGGCACACGGCGGAGAGGACCACGAAGCACCACGGGATACCTCCTGGCATGGTTGGAAGGGTCCCAGTGTTCCCGGGACCGGACAAGTCCTCCTTACTCCCCGACTCTCCCGCAGTAGTCTGCGTGCTGCGGTGCCTGGGAGTTCAGAGCCGTGGATCTGTCAGTCCACCCCCTAACTGCCGAGCAGACTGCGGAACCTCACAGCCTTTTATGCTGCTGCGGGAGGGGCCTTCACGGTGCGGACGTCATCAAGGCAGGAATCCCATTTTAATTGTCTAGTGACCCGTTCCACCCCAGAGGAAGGGGATCTGTCAAGAACCGGGGTGAAGAAAGGGGATGTTCCTACTCCTTAATCATCCCATCCCCAAGAGAAGCTCTGggtctttcccctctttcccaaaCGTCCTTACAACCCCCTTCgctttcctctccctcacctcctcctcctctctcctagCTCCTCCCTTCCGCCCCAGTTATTTCCCCATCTGTTGAACCTGgcccttcattctctcctcctacTCCCCCCTCCCGCCCAACTATGAAGAGCTTGGGACAGGGGAGCAAGGCAAGTGGACTTCATGTCTATACGgcactttacaatttacaaagagctttcgTAGACAGTATCGCATTTGATTTTTGCCCCTAATCTGGAGAGGTAGGTATATCTCCTATATACAGACTAGGTACAGGTTAGCCCAGGTTCGAGGGTACCCATCAGACATGAAaaagctgaggctcagacaaGGTAATGGCTGCACCCATATGGTTCATATCCAAATCACCTTTCCTTATGATTTAAACCATTAGGGTTTAAGAGCTAGTGTGCTCTTCCAGAATTTCCGACGGGGCATGGGAAATGAAAGCATCAGGAAATGATTTTAGGCTCTGGCCAAGTGAGACTTGGGGTGAGGATGGGAGTAGGAGATGAGAATGTCTTTACATTTGCTAGATGTTTAACTGTtaattttaaacaaaacaaaacacacaaccCTCTGATTCCTATACCCTCGTTCCTGAGACTTTCTGAATTCCTATCtcctatctctccctcctctagCCAGCCCCTAGATCAGGGGATgcagagaacacacacacacacacacacacacactcggcTAGTTTCGTTCCATCATTCCAGGACAGTCATGGGCGATGAGGGTTGGGTGTGGGGTTGTTGAAATAAATCTTGAGAATTGCTTTACCCCCTTTCCCCTCACCTCGACCCCCCAGTACCACAGCTTCCTTAAAACGCTGAACCCTGGGGAACCTCTATCCGTGCCAGCAAGGGGGtatgggtgggtgggggaagtGGTGGAGTGAGACGATGGTCCAGGATGAGCTCTGTGCAACTTATCGGAGCCGGAATTCAAACAGTTTGCCTTTCCAGCAAACCGAGCAGATCTCTGGGGCTCGAGTTCCTGGTAGCTGGAATCAGCGCGGGTTTTCAGCAGCGTAGTAGAGGTCCCTGAGGGCTAGGGATGAACGTGGAGATTAGAAACGGCTCATTTCCTCTTCCTGGTTTAATAGTCTTGCGGCTTAATGAAGCCATTTCCAATTCACAAAGCTATTTCCCActaaggggtgaggagggagggaccTAGGGTGGGGTTGCAGTGGGATGAATATGTGTGaagtgagagtgtgtgtgtgtgtgtgtgtgtgtgtgtgtgtgtgtgtgtgtgtgtgtgtgtgtgtgtgtgtgtgtgtgtgtgtgtaggtggaggggaggtgggggaagtgTGTCAGGGACTATGAGTAACTCAACCGGTGCGGACAGGCTGTTTGCGTGTCTGTATTGCTTACACCTGAATGAGCCATCAAGCTTCCAACCATATCCCCAAGTCTAGGGGTGGGGCATATTAAAGGGAtctcatagacttagaactggaagagacctcatagTTGTTCCCTCAccttacagatgagacaactgaggcaagcagaggttgaGCTGCTCAAGATGAAACAGGGATGAAGTGACAAAGACAGGATTTAAAACCTGGGTCCTCTAAGAATTCCTCATTCTTTGCTTTTCAGGACATTGCCTCTTTGGAGCTGCTGAATTTGTGTTTGGGTGGGTAGTTGGGGGAGGATAATGGGATAGATCAGGGAGGGTAATAAGGATGGAAAATAAGAAAGCTTTGAAAAGTACAAGTTCAAGCAATAAATTGGTTGCCACACTGCCATCATTCACTGACAGCTACACACAAGTACACTGGCTAGTGACCCTCAACATTTAAGGGAAACGGCCCATTGCTCTCTTAAGGTCACAGGTTAAGTTTagttttccttgtcttttttatATGGTCTCTCGGAGTTGGGGAAAATGAGTAAATTATCCATCACATAGTCATGTCAGTACAAAATATAAAACTAGAGTTTCACATATGACCCCCACACGTTATCACACAGAGCTACAAATGGGAATCCTCAAACCCTCACACATTGCCCCATCTAAAACCACCCCTATCTACATGATCACATGTACACACATTGAAAGCATCAATCATGCCAGATCTGGAGGAGACATTGGGGCCTCCATTTTAgactaacctcttcattttacagaaaactctAATAATAGCACCCTTCCATAGtcttttaatgtttacaaattgcttttttCATAACAATCTGTGAAGTAAGTCAATGTGAGCCCAGATAGGTAGGGCCAGATCAAGGCCTCCATCTCAACAAAGCTAAAGCTACAAGCATCGGGAAAAAGGCCCAAGCTGTAGCCCCATGAGTAGATGACTGTACAAGGAGACAAATAAAACAGATGCCAGAGGTTAGCCcactgggggaggggcaggaggtaGAAACCAGGTCTGGGCTCAGGTTCCCATCCCAGACAAGGGCTGCAGAAGTAAGATTAGAAGGGCAGCAGGACCCAGGCTTCCCATGAAAAATTATGGAAGAACAGCTACATTGGCATTAGAACTGTTACAAGGACAAAACCTGAGCCCAGGCACCCATTCCAAGACGGTGAGAAGGAAGAGAGCCTAGTggtatcagatttcaaactatactaaAAAGCAGTAGTCATTAAAATGATTAgtactatttaaaaatatataaaagtcaATCACTGGAACAAATTAGGTACAAAAACCCAGAAGAAATGAAATTCTGTAGTATGATGTTCAATAAAACTAAAAGCACCAACTACTGTTGTAGGGATTCCCTATTCAACAAAAACTCCTGTGAATATTAGAAAGTAATTTGGCAGAAATGGGATTTAGATCAACAATTGCATCATATACATGATGTTTTAAATGAATAGGATACCTGACTTGGATTATAATATGCAAATTAGAAGAGAAGAACAATCTTTCATAATGATGGGTAAGAGGAAGATTTCTTGACCAAAGAACACAGatgatcataaaaaataaaaaggataatcTCCTATGTTCAGGTTAGGTATACAAGATCCAGAAACAATCAAATAGTAAGGAAATATCTCTCACAACTATAGGTATGGAGAACTCTTaactaaacaagggatagaggtgatgttagaatataaaatggacaatttagattacataaaactgaaagaTCTTGTTTTATAATTAGTTTTATTATGTTTTCAacttttttaagtatttatttcttctttcttctccaagttgaagcaaaaaaaggaaaagaaaaagaaaactttcgtaacaaatatgcatagtcaggcAAAGCAAATTCTCTCATTGATCATTTCCAAAAACATATGTCTCATTATGCATTTTGagtccatcatttctctgtttgAACATGGGCATCCTTCATCCTTGGTCCAATGGaattgtggtttgtcatttcatccATCAGTTCTAAagtatttaaaattgtttggaaagattttgcacaaacaaaatcaatgcatgAGAATTAGAAGGGGAGCAACTGACAGGAAATATATATCTGCAGCAAATTTCTCATAActaaaatatttaaggaattgatacaaatatacaaaacaatagccagagtcaagaaaacagtaGAAATAATGACTatgacaatgtaaatggaaagaacagccacaaaataattaaagtaaatatttcaaaattacaaagaacaagtatGATTGCAAGAAGATATATAAGAAGACACTCTCATCACACTTCTTTGCAGAGAAAAGAGGTCCATGAGTGTagagttttcagactttttcaatgtattgataaaTCTTACTgatgttttctctcttcttcctctttttaatttttcttcaaaaatgttatttgttataTGAGTTTGGTTTGCTGGGAAGGGGTGCGTAGGAGAAATGCTTTtgatataaaagacaaaatgtaccaataaaatgtatttttaagaagaacaagagccattcttCAATGGATAAGTGGTTGAAGAATATGAATGAGGTAGTTCAACAATCACATAACTCCAAATCATCAATAATAAGAGAATTACAGactagaatatttttttaagaataaaggaaactttcctACTTAAGTAAAAGGTTAAGGATTGCCTGGCTATAGACAAAGCAGGCAGGTGAAGAAAAATAGATCCCAAAACTACAGTAGAGTGCTGAATCTCCTTTAATGTAACCAGGCTTAACAATTGGGTTTTGTTCATTGTAcaatttcagttcttctaagaggagagggagggatctCAGATTTTCCCAGGAAAATTACCATAGGGGAGAGAGGTGAAGGTCTCCACGTTACACCCATCTGAttaataaagatgagaaaagaaaaaaaatgacaacttttGGAGGGACCATAGAAGGATAGGCtcattaatgcattgttgctgAAGTTAGGCATTTGTTTAACCCTTgtggaaaacaacttggaaatattctcccaaagtcactaaactgtgagAACCCTTTGCCCCAGTTTTACCACCACTAGATGTACAATGCAAAGAGGTCAAATAGAGAAGTAATATGTACACAATtctttatagcagcacttttcatTGTAGTAAAAAGCTGTAAATAAAGTGGGTGCCTATCAATCGAGGAAAGGTTGAACTAATTGTAGTATATGAGCATAAAGGACTACTATCTTGTCAtagggatggattcagagaaacccaggaaattatatggactgatgcaaagtgaagtgagcagaatgagaacaatttatataataatcacATTAATGcaaagaacaactttgaaagaattcagaactctgatcaatgtgaTGATTAAACATGACttcaaaagaataattttaagACATGCTTAACACCCCTTGACAGGGATGTTAGACAGACTAGACCTttagaaaaatacataaaatttcagccatggtcaaatgagatcatttgttttgtttgactatacttatttAGGATAAGAGAGGGTTTATATCTGGGGA
The DNA window shown above is from Notamacropus eugenii isolate mMacEug1 chromosome 2, mMacEug1.pri_v2, whole genome shotgun sequence and carries:
- the NPTX1 gene encoding neuronal pentraxin-1 is translated as MPGGIPWCFVVLSAVCLECLAQNFGQTRFICTSVPVDMDMCTSVQSSGSAEDLKTNVLQLRETVLQQKETIMNQKETIRELTTKLGRCESQSLLESGPNEAKPGAGRKQSGSGKNTMGDLSRTPAAETLSQLGQTLQSLKTRLENLEQYSRLNSSSQTNSLKDMLQNKIDDLEKQVLSRVNSLEEGKLNPKNETEERVKIESTLTSLHQRISDLEKGQKDNRPGDKFQLTFPLRTNYMYAKVKKSLPEMYAFTICMWLKSNASPGVGTPFSYAVPGQANELVLIEWGNNPMEILINDKVAKLPFVINDGKWHHICITWTTRDGVWEAYQDGTQGGNGENLAPYHPIKPQGVLVLGQEQDTLGGGFDATQAFVGELAHFNIWDRKLTSGEIYNLATCSTKALSGNVIAWAETNIDIYGGATKWTFEACRQIN